The Cellulophaga sp. L1A9 genome window below encodes:
- the rlmB gene encoding 23S rRNA (guanosine(2251)-2'-O)-methyltransferase RlmB produces the protein MENNTQIYGIRAIIEAINADKAIDKVFIQKGLKGDLFKEFETLIRRNGINSSYVPVEKLNRLTKGNHQGVIATISPIKFFTIEELVENVSAKETTPLFLLLDQLSDVRNFGAIIRTAECTGVDGIIIQKKGAAPVTADTIKTSAGAAFKVPIAKVDHIKDAVFYLQASGIRTIAATEKTENSVYDISFKEPCAIIMGSEDLGISPSILKVVDDKAKIPLLGEIGSLNVSVACGVFLYETVRQRSL, from the coding sequence ATGGAAAACAATACTCAGATTTACGGTATAAGAGCAATTATTGAGGCAATAAATGCAGATAAGGCAATTGATAAAGTCTTTATTCAAAAAGGTCTTAAAGGCGATTTATTCAAAGAATTTGAAACCCTTATTCGAAGAAACGGGATTAACTCCTCCTATGTTCCTGTAGAAAAATTAAACAGGTTAACCAAAGGAAATCACCAAGGGGTTATTGCTACCATATCACCTATTAAATTTTTTACGATTGAAGAGTTAGTAGAGAACGTTTCTGCAAAAGAGACCACTCCCCTATTTTTATTGTTAGACCAACTATCTGATGTTCGAAACTTTGGTGCTATTATTAGAACTGCAGAATGTACTGGAGTAGACGGAATCATCATCCAGAAAAAAGGTGCTGCACCTGTGACAGCTGATACTATCAAAACTTCTGCTGGCGCTGCCTTTAAAGTGCCCATTGCAAAGGTAGATCATATTAAAGATGCTGTTTTTTATTTACAGGCTTCCGGGATCAGAACAATTGCTGCTACGGAAAAAACAGAAAATTCTGTTTATGACATCTCCTTCAAAGAACCATGTGCCATCATTATGGGATCCGAAGATTTAGGTATCTCCCCTTCTATTTTAAAAGTAGTAGATGACAAAGCAAAAATCCCTTTATTAGGAGAAATAGGATCATTAAACGTGTCTGTAGCTTGTGGTGTTTTTCTGTATGAAACCGTTAGGCAACGTAGTTTATAA
- a CDS encoding rhomboid family intramembrane serine protease, with product MQASKQFQFTNTVLIAPLLLVLAIWIVFLVEIRLGINFNKFGVLPRTLVGLRGIIFSPFIHGSAQHLYNNTVPLAVLTASLFYFYKKNAFQVIILGILVSGFLTWLIGRESYHIGASGLIYVLASFIFFKGIFTNYYRLVALSLMVVFVYGSMLWYIFPIQDDISWEGHLSGFLVGFFFAYYLKTPIPETKKYDWERDDYKEEEDEFLQHFDENGNFIERTPELEIELKEQPEVIIQYHYKESEKPE from the coding sequence ATGCAAGCATCCAAACAGTTCCAATTTACGAATACAGTGCTTATTGCGCCATTACTTTTGGTTTTGGCTATTTGGATCGTTTTTTTAGTGGAAATTAGACTAGGAATAAACTTTAATAAATTTGGAGTGCTACCTAGAACGCTAGTGGGTCTTAGAGGTATAATCTTTAGTCCTTTTATACATGGTTCTGCTCAGCATTTATATAATAACACGGTGCCATTGGCAGTTTTAACAGCGTCACTATTTTATTTTTATAAGAAAAATGCTTTTCAAGTTATTATTTTAGGGATACTTGTATCTGGGTTTTTAACGTGGCTAATAGGAAGAGAGTCTTATCATATTGGAGCTAGTGGCCTAATCTATGTATTGGCAAGTTTTATTTTCTTTAAAGGAATTTTTACTAACTATTACCGTTTGGTAGCATTGTCCCTAATGGTCGTTTTCGTTTATGGCAGTATGCTTTGGTATATCTTTCCTATTCAAGATGATATTTCTTGGGAAGGACACCTATCAGGATTTCTAGTAGGTTTCTTCTTTGCATACTATCTTAAAACACCAATTCCGGAAACCAAAAAATATGATTGGGAACGTGATGATTATAAGGAAGAAGAAGATGAATTCCTTCAGCACTTTGATGAAAATGGAAATTTTATAGAACGTACGCCAGAGCTAGAGATCGAATTAAAAGAGCAGCCAGAAGTAATTATACAATACCATTATAAAGAAAGCGAAAAACCAGAATAA
- a CDS encoding replication-associated recombination protein A, with protein sequence MNEPLAERIRPKTLEDYISQLHLVGDNGSLTHQIKKGIIPSLILWGPPGTGKTTLANIIAMESGRPFYTLSAINSGVKDIREVIDKAKQSGGLFTTKNPILFIDEIHRFSKSQQDSLLAAVEKGWVTLIGATTENPSFEVIPALLSRCQVYILNEFGKDDLVALLKRAISLDKHLKSKNINLKETDALLRLSGGDGRKLLNIFELVINSESGDTIEVTNDLVLQKVQKNTVRYDKTGEQHYDIISAFIKSIRGSDPNAAVYWLARMIEGGEDVKFIARRMLIAASEDIGLANPTALVMANTTFQAVTTIGYPEARIILSQCAIYLATSPKSNGSYMAINRALKTVTDTGDLSVPLALRNAPTKLMKDIGYGAEYKYAHDYQNNFVEAEFLPDDISGTSFYKPNNNQRENAIKEFLKNRWKDKYSI encoded by the coding sequence ATGAATGAACCTCTTGCAGAGCGGATACGCCCAAAGACATTAGAAGATTACATCAGTCAGCTTCATTTAGTAGGTGACAACGGCTCTCTTACGCATCAAATTAAAAAAGGAATAATTCCTTCGTTAATACTTTGGGGACCTCCAGGAACAGGTAAAACTACATTAGCCAACATTATCGCTATGGAAAGCGGTAGGCCCTTCTACACCTTAAGCGCAATTAATAGTGGTGTAAAAGATATTCGTGAGGTTATAGACAAAGCAAAACAAAGTGGCGGCTTATTCACAACCAAAAACCCCATTTTGTTTATTGATGAGATTCACAGGTTTAGCAAATCGCAACAAGATTCATTACTTGCTGCTGTTGAAAAAGGCTGGGTAACCTTAATAGGTGCTACCACTGAAAACCCTAGTTTTGAAGTTATCCCTGCATTACTCTCAAGATGTCAAGTATACATATTAAATGAATTTGGAAAAGATGATTTAGTCGCACTTCTAAAAAGAGCTATCTCTTTAGACAAGCATTTGAAATCTAAAAACATCAACCTAAAAGAAACTGATGCCTTATTGCGATTATCAGGTGGAGATGGGAGAAAGCTTTTAAATATATTTGAGCTCGTTATCAATTCTGAAAGCGGAGACACTATAGAAGTAACGAATGATTTAGTGCTACAAAAGGTGCAAAAAAACACCGTTCGTTATGATAAAACTGGGGAGCAACATTATGATATTATTTCGGCCTTTATAAAATCTATTAGAGGTAGTGATCCTAATGCAGCAGTGTATTGGTTAGCAAGAATGATTGAAGGCGGTGAAGATGTAAAATTTATTGCACGCAGAATGCTTATTGCAGCGTCTGAAGATATTGGTTTAGCTAACCCTACCGCGCTTGTAATGGCTAACACGACATTCCAAGCTGTTACCACTATTGGATATCCTGAAGCACGAATAATCTTAAGTCAATGTGCAATTTACTTAGCGACCTCTCCTAAAAGTAATGGGAGTTATATGGCCATCAATAGAGCGCTTAAAACAGTGACAGATACGGGTGATTTATCGGTGCCATTAGCTTTAAGAAATGCTCCAACAAAATTAATGAAAGACATTGGTTACGGTGCTGAATATAAATATGCACACGACTATCAAAATAATTTTGTTGAAGCAGAATTTTTACCTGATGATATCTCAGGAACTTCTTTCTACAAACCAAATAACAATCAGCGTGAGAATGCTATAAAGGAGTTTCTTAAAAACAGGTGGAAAGACAAATATTCTATCTAA
- a CDS encoding DUF5723 family protein, whose translation MRLKKIFFVVLLFGCFYVNSQNKQLLYDFNEVPQALLLNPGMKTSFQWYAGVPLISGVSFQAGSSGLKSNDLFANDGVDFNTKFREKVIYGMEFSDELSGTYQIELLNIGYRSKKNEDVFYSFGAYNEGDAIGYFFKDYALLAYEGNTNNLNKKFDLNHLKTRGEILNVYHFGINKKISNELTMGFRAKVYSSLLNFTSTKNKGYFVTTQGDDNLLESTLDADIEIKTSGLFELKDIIDDDSQANGAAISSVLGKRALLGGNLGLGFDLGFTYNIDERTVFTGSLIDVGFIYHSKDVRTYSLKGFASTEGLEVRLPEDLNSAEDEWRTLVDDLQDLVPYVEGDDNYITFRPTKFYTSIRRDFGKEIESREACYCTSTSGGNNRGRVYKNSYGAQLYAINRPRGPQAALSAFYQHRLGNVMTLKTTYTIDKFSYTNIGLGASLQAGPVNMYLMADNLIGYSNLANSQYASVQFGLNIISWGKK comes from the coding sequence ATGAGGTTGAAAAAAATATTTTTTGTAGTGTTATTATTTGGTTGTTTCTATGTGAACAGTCAAAATAAACAGTTGCTCTATGATTTTAATGAAGTGCCACAAGCACTATTGTTAAATCCTGGAATGAAAACTTCTTTTCAATGGTATGCAGGAGTGCCATTAATTTCTGGTGTTTCTTTTCAAGCGGGGAGTAGTGGGTTGAAATCCAATGATCTTTTTGCAAATGATGGCGTAGATTTTAATACCAAATTTAGAGAAAAGGTAATCTATGGTATGGAGTTTAGTGATGAGCTAAGTGGTACGTACCAAATAGAATTACTCAATATTGGGTATAGAAGCAAAAAGAATGAAGATGTTTTTTATTCCTTTGGAGCTTATAATGAAGGCGATGCCATTGGTTATTTCTTCAAAGATTATGCGCTATTGGCTTATGAAGGGAATACAAATAATCTAAACAAAAAATTCGATTTAAATCACCTTAAAACTCGAGGAGAAATTTTGAATGTTTATCATTTCGGAATTAATAAGAAAATTTCAAATGAACTTACCATGGGTTTCCGAGCTAAGGTGTATTCTAGCTTACTTAATTTTACGTCTACAAAAAATAAAGGGTATTTCGTAACCACCCAAGGAGATGATAATTTATTGGAGAGTACGCTTGATGCCGATATAGAAATAAAAACTTCGGGATTATTTGAGTTAAAGGATATTATAGATGACGACTCACAAGCAAATGGTGCTGCTATTTCTAGCGTTTTAGGAAAAAGAGCATTGCTGGGTGGTAATTTAGGCTTAGGCTTTGATTTAGGATTTACCTATAATATTGATGAAAGAACAGTATTTACGGGTAGTTTAATAGATGTAGGTTTTATTTATCACAGTAAGGATGTAAGAACATATTCTTTAAAAGGATTTGCTAGTACAGAAGGTTTAGAGGTACGCTTACCAGAAGACCTTAATTCTGCAGAAGATGAGTGGAGAACATTGGTAGACGATTTACAAGACTTAGTTCCTTATGTCGAAGGTGATGATAACTACATCACATTTAGACCAACAAAATTTTATACCTCTATTCGCCGTGATTTTGGAAAAGAAATTGAATCTAGAGAAGCTTGTTATTGCACGAGTACTTCAGGTGGTAATAATAGAGGGAGGGTGTATAAGAATAGTTATGGAGCACAATTATATGCTATAAATAGACCAAGAGGTCCGCAAGCAGCGCTAAGTGCATTTTACCAGCATCGATTGGGTAATGTTATGACTTTGAAAACTACGTACACTATAGATAAGTTTTCATATACAAATATTGGTTTAGGTGCTAGTCTTCAAGCGGGACCAGTAAATATGTATTTAATGGCAGATAACCTTATTGGATATTCAAATTTGGCAAATAGCCAATATGCATCCGTACAATTTGGATTAAATATTATATCTTGGGGCAAGAAATAA
- a CDS encoding YjjG family noncanonical pyrimidine nucleotidase → MYKDIITDVFFDLDHTLWDFEKNSALTFEKILVTHDVPVSLEDFLEVYVPNNLVFWRLFREEKISKTALRYQRLKTTFDTLGLEVSDAVINSLSDAYIDNLSANNHLFPNAISILDYLKPNYNLHIITNGFEEVQNKKIRNSNIASYFNQVINSEMAGVKKPNPIIFNLALEKAKVQAEKALMIGDSLEADILGAQAVGLNALHFNAHNEQKHEYCDMITDLSEIKLYL, encoded by the coding sequence ATGTATAAAGATATTATCACGGATGTTTTTTTTGATTTAGATCATACCCTTTGGGATTTTGAAAAAAATTCTGCACTCACTTTTGAAAAAATATTGGTGACGCATGATGTGCCTGTTTCATTAGAAGATTTTCTAGAAGTATATGTGCCTAATAATCTTGTTTTTTGGCGTTTGTTCCGGGAGGAGAAGATATCAAAGACAGCGCTGAGGTATCAGCGTTTGAAAACCACCTTTGACACCTTGGGTCTTGAGGTTAGTGATGCTGTAATAAATAGTTTGTCTGATGCTTATATTGATAACTTATCTGCCAATAATCATTTGTTTCCTAACGCTATTTCAATTTTAGACTACTTGAAACCTAATTATAATTTACACATCATCACTAACGGATTTGAAGAGGTGCAAAATAAAAAGATTAGAAATTCTAACATAGCATCTTATTTTAATCAAGTTATTAATTCAGAAATGGCTGGGGTTAAAAAGCCCAATCCTATCATTTTTAACTTAGCTTTAGAGAAGGCAAAGGTTCAAGCAGAAAAGGCACTTATGATAGGTGATAGTCTTGAGGCAGATATACTTGGCGCCCAGGCAGTAGGTTTAAATGCCCTGCATTTTAACGCACATAATGAACAAAAGCACGAATATTGTGATATGATTACCGATTTAAGTGAAATAAAATTGTACTTATGA
- a CDS encoding polysaccharide deacetylase family protein, with protein sequence MLLIYTHKITPRFSFVMRQIFDRILGVEISFTAKVEDFIKHSGPKITYTKLPLQNEFFIRSNDLLFEQGINDLEIKIQDWEGVPCFFAAGERSNLPFDVFSASFYLLSRYEEYLPHVKDVHQRFPPQESLAYKNNFLELPVVDIWAQKVLEKLQERFPELEPKKKHYKFTSIIDVTSSHCYSHKGIVRSLAGLLLDLSSLKFRRVAERISVWFRPENDPYNNYDWLIKLHKKYKVFCMFFFQFAEYSTFDKNISIDNNKFKFLIKSISDYSIVSLCASYSSFNDTELLKQEKINLSNVINRPINSSRLRYNRVDVPATYRRLVEAEFTDDFTMGYAHEIGFRASTCTPFYLYDINLEAQQPIKIHPFAVHDYTFLKYTSLEDITQKLDTVYAQIKNVNGGFISIFSNELFGEKNKVSWKELYEFVIKKYNV encoded by the coding sequence ATGCTATTAATTTACACCCATAAGATTACACCGAGATTTAGTTTTGTAATGAGACAAATATTTGATCGAATTTTGGGTGTGGAAATTAGTTTTACGGCTAAAGTTGAAGATTTCATAAAGCATTCTGGACCTAAAATCACCTACACTAAATTACCCTTACAAAATGAATTTTTTATAAGGAGTAATGACCTTTTATTTGAACAGGGAATTAACGATTTAGAAATTAAAATCCAGGATTGGGAAGGTGTTCCTTGTTTTTTTGCGGCCGGAGAACGTAGTAATTTACCTTTCGATGTGTTTTCTGCGAGCTTTTACCTATTAAGTAGGTATGAAGAGTATTTGCCCCATGTTAAAGATGTGCATCAAAGATTTCCTCCCCAAGAAAGTTTAGCATACAAAAATAATTTTCTAGAATTACCAGTAGTAGATATTTGGGCGCAGAAAGTACTAGAAAAATTACAAGAGCGCTTTCCGGAACTAGAACCGAAGAAAAAGCACTATAAATTTACTTCAATTATAGATGTAACCTCTTCTCATTGCTATTCTCATAAAGGCATTGTTAGAAGCTTAGCGGGACTACTGTTAGATCTTTCTTCTTTGAAGTTTAGGCGTGTTGCTGAAAGAATTTCAGTTTGGTTTCGTCCAGAAAATGATCCTTATAATAACTATGATTGGCTTATTAAGCTTCATAAAAAATATAAGGTTTTTTGCATGTTCTTTTTCCAATTTGCAGAATATTCCACCTTTGATAAAAATATATCAATTGATAATAATAAGTTCAAGTTTTTAATAAAATCTATTTCAGATTATAGCATAGTATCTTTATGTGCATCTTATAGTTCCTTCAATGATACCGAATTACTTAAGCAAGAAAAGATAAACTTGTCTAATGTGATCAATAGGCCTATTAATTCCTCTCGTTTGCGGTACAATAGGGTAGATGTCCCTGCCACTTATAGAAGGTTGGTGGAGGCAGAGTTTACGGATGACTTTACCATGGGGTATGCCCATGAAATAGGTTTTAGGGCAAGTACCTGTACACCTTTTTATTTATATGATATTAATTTGGAGGCACAGCAGCCCATTAAAATACACCCTTTTGCAGTACATGATTATACTTTTTTAAAGTATACCTCTTTGGAGGACATTACACAAAAATTGGATACTGTTTATGCGCAAATTAAAAATGTAAATGGTGGGTTTATTTCTATTTTTTCTAACGAACTATTTGGTGAAAAAAATAAAGTTTCTTGGAAAGAATTGTATGAATTTGTAATAAAAAAATATAATGTATAA
- the radC gene encoding DNA repair protein RadC, with amino-acid sequence MQENSTSLSIKDWADDDKPREKLIQKGKAVLSDAELIAILIGSGSRNESAVELSKRILASVNNNINELGKLSVKKLMQFKGIGEAKAVSITAALEIGRRRRGDDALKITKITSSKSVFELLQPKMGDLPHEEFWVVFLNNSNKVLHNSQQSKGSITGTLVDVRLIMKEALELSAVAIILAHNHPSGTLKPSLADKQITQKIKNAAEGLDIKVLDHLIITQSEYFSFADENIL; translated from the coding sequence ATGCAAGAAAATTCTACTTCACTTTCCATAAAAGACTGGGCAGATGATGATAAGCCAAGAGAGAAATTAATTCAGAAAGGTAAGGCTGTACTTTCAGATGCAGAACTTATCGCAATATTAATAGGTTCTGGGAGCAGAAATGAAAGTGCAGTTGAGCTGTCAAAAAGAATTTTAGCATCCGTAAACAACAATATTAATGAGTTGGGGAAATTATCGGTTAAAAAGCTAATGCAGTTTAAAGGCATCGGTGAAGCGAAAGCCGTTAGTATTACTGCAGCACTAGAAATAGGAAGGCGCAGAAGGGGAGATGATGCGCTCAAAATCACTAAAATAACCAGTAGTAAAAGTGTGTTTGAACTGCTTCAACCTAAAATGGGTGATTTGCCACATGAAGAATTTTGGGTGGTATTTTTAAACAACTCGAATAAAGTATTACACAATTCTCAACAAAGTAAAGGCAGTATAACAGGTACTTTGGTAGATGTGCGTTTAATTATGAAAGAAGCTTTAGAACTAAGTGCTGTGGCTATAATTCTGGCGCATAACCATCCGTCAGGGACTTTAAAGCCTAGTTTGGCCGATAAACAAATTACTCAAAAAATAAAAAATGCTGCAGAAGGATTAGATATAAAAGTTTTAGACCATTTGATCATCACTCAATCAGAATATTTTAGCTTTGCAGATGAAAATATTCTTTAA
- a CDS encoding DUF1569 domain-containing protein — protein sequence MKSIFDEAIKNELTERISLLTENSERKWGKMTVGQMAWHCQYPLKLAIENKPTSKKGNLLVQLFFKKSMYNDKAWRKNLPTAPQLKAKEPKNFADEVKVLQQLMLDTHHLKSREEWNAHPFFGRFTKEQWGQMQYKHLDHHLTQFGV from the coding sequence ATGAAATCTATTTTTGATGAAGCTATAAAAAATGAACTTACGGAACGTATTTCGCTACTCACCGAAAATTCTGAACGCAAATGGGGTAAAATGACAGTGGGACAAATGGCTTGGCATTGCCAATACCCATTAAAACTCGCCATTGAAAATAAACCTACTTCTAAAAAAGGGAATCTGCTAGTGCAGCTATTCTTCAAAAAATCAATGTATAATGATAAAGCATGGCGAAAAAATTTACCGACGGCCCCACAATTAAAAGCTAAAGAACCTAAAAATTTTGCCGACGAAGTAAAAGTATTGCAGCAACTAATGCTCGATACGCATCACTTAAAAAGTAGAGAAGAATGGAATGCACATCCATTTTTTGGTCGTTTCACCAAAGAACAATGGGGTCAAATGCAATACAAGCATTTAGATCATCATCTAACCCAATTTGGAGTATAA
- the murC gene encoding UDP-N-acetylmuramate--L-alanine ligase: MNIHFIAIGGSAMHNLALALNHKGYIVTGSDDVIFEPSKTRLASEGLLPETFGWFSEKITSNLDAVILGMHAKADNPELLKAQELGLEIFSYPEFLYEQSKNKTRVVIGGSHGKTTITSMILHVLNYHNRDVDYMVGAQLDGFDRMVHLTEENDFIILEGDEYLSSPIDRRPKFHLYKPNIALLSGIAWDHINVFPTFDTYVEQFQIFVDSIVKGGSITYNEEDENVVKVVEASENAIRKLPYHTPEYSVENGQTLLDTPEGPMPIEVFGKHNLSNLAGAKWICQNMGIDEDDFYEAIGTFKGASKRLEKIAESATCIVYKDFAHSPSKVAATTKAVKEQYPDKKLIAFLELHTYSSFNPEFLKEYKGALDPADTPVVFYLPESVAIKKLNPVTADQISEAFQRDDLTIMTDASAFKEYVYAQDYSNTVVLFMSSGNYGGLDLQQFKAFVENA; encoded by the coding sequence ATGAATATACATTTTATTGCTATCGGCGGTAGCGCCATGCATAATCTTGCATTAGCATTAAACCATAAAGGATATATAGTAACCGGTAGTGATGATGTTATCTTTGAACCTTCTAAGACCCGTTTAGCATCAGAAGGGTTGTTGCCAGAAACCTTTGGTTGGTTTTCAGAGAAGATCACCTCAAACCTTGATGCTGTAATTTTAGGCATGCATGCCAAAGCAGATAATCCGGAGTTGCTAAAAGCGCAAGAATTAGGACTTGAAATCTTTTCATATCCTGAGTTTTTATACGAGCAGTCAAAAAATAAAACAAGAGTTGTTATTGGCGGTAGCCATGGAAAAACAACGATAACCTCTATGATTCTGCACGTGCTAAACTATCATAATCGTGATGTAGATTATATGGTAGGGGCACAACTAGACGGTTTTGATCGTATGGTGCACTTGACGGAAGAGAACGATTTTATCATTTTAGAGGGCGATGAATATTTGTCTTCTCCAATAGATAGACGTCCAAAATTTCATTTATACAAACCTAATATTGCGCTGTTAAGCGGAATTGCATGGGACCATATTAATGTGTTTCCTACGTTTGATACTTATGTTGAACAATTCCAGATTTTTGTAGATAGTATCGTAAAAGGAGGGAGTATTACGTATAATGAAGAGGACGAAAATGTAGTTAAAGTTGTAGAGGCTTCAGAAAATGCTATTCGTAAATTACCGTACCACACTCCAGAGTATAGTGTAGAAAACGGACAAACATTATTAGATACTCCAGAGGGCCCTATGCCTATTGAAGTTTTTGGAAAACACAATTTGAGTAATTTGGCAGGAGCTAAGTGGATTTGTCAAAATATGGGTATTGATGAAGATGATTTCTATGAGGCAATTGGAACCTTTAAAGGAGCTTCAAAAAGGTTAGAAAAAATAGCAGAGAGCGCTACGTGTATTGTTTATAAAGATTTTGCACATTCTCCTAGTAAGGTGGCGGCAACAACCAAAGCCGTAAAAGAACAATATCCTGATAAAAAATTAATTGCTTTTTTAGAACTACACACATATAGTAGTTTTAATCCTGAGTTTTTAAAAGAATATAAAGGGGCATTAGATCCTGCAGATACACCAGTAGTTTTTTACCTGCCGGAATCTGTAGCTATTAAAAAATTAAATCCTGTGACAGCAGATCAAATTTCTGAAGCTTTTCAGAGAGATGATTTAACGATTATGACAGATGCTTCTGCATTTAAAGAGTATGTCTATGCACAAGATTATTCTAATACTGTAGTCTTATTTATGAGTTCTGGTAATTACGGAGGCTTAGATTTGCAACAATTTAAAGCGTTTGTCGAAAATGCTTAG